The following is a genomic window from Anopheles aquasalis chromosome 3, idAnoAquaMG_Q_19, whole genome shotgun sequence.
AGGGAAGTACACGTGCCATTCGGGTATTAACACGGCGGCCGGATGGGTCTACCCGATGGCTTATCTCATCTCCAACGGGTGGATTCGGCCTTACGGTTGTGATAGTATTCGGGCGGCTGCAGAATATTTTACTAAATCATGCGTCCCCGGTGCGATAAGCAAGGAATACAACACTGGTATTCCTTACGATAACATGTGCGATCTGTGCCATGGAAACAGCTTCCGCTACTGTCGGCGTGATGCATCAGAGGATTATTATGGCAATACGGGTGCTTTCCGTTGTTTGGTGGAAGGAGGTGGACACGTAGCATTTGTACGCCACACAACCGTTATAGAAAACACTGGCGGTAAGAAAAAGGAATGGTGGGCCCGCGATGCTTTCCCAGATGATTACGAGCTGCTCTGTCCGGATGGTACGCGTGCCGAGGTGAACGAGTACAAAAAGTGTAACCTGGGTGTGGTCAAAGCAAATGCAATCGTGGCTCGTGGTGGACGAGGATATAACGGCACGGAAATGAGCGCTTATATCAATCTCTTTACCTATGCGCAACAGTTTTACGGAAGGAAGTTTTCTGATGAATTCAGGTAGGCCGAGAGGACGGTGGGCGATATATTAGGGTGAAGCAAATAATTGATTAAACTTTTCTCTTTCCAGTTTCAGCATGTTTTACTCGCCTCCCCCTTATCATGATCTTATTTTCTCAGACGCCACCAGGGGCTTACGGGTGGTTGACTCAGACAAGCGGTGGTTCGATGCATATCTGGGACCGAACTTTTTACGTGCACGCCGCATAACGGACTGTCATGCTGGCGCTGTCGCTTTGAAAATAAGTGCCTTATATAGCTCATTGCTATGCGTTGTGGCGTTGTTCTTGCATCGGAACATTATGTAGAAATTCATCGAGAATCTAGAAACACGATAAGAACAGATCCGTCCAAAAGAGAACATACATAGGCAACAGATCCGTCCGAAAATAGATCTTGAGTGTCTGCTGTTATTATAGACGATAGGCCAAGGAGAGAATATTTTATGTATTCTTGTAACATTCCATTTTATGGGCGGTGTAATTTTAactatttacatttttgcatTCATCAGGATAAGCAGTAGGTGTCACGGATGATGGAATCGCTTATCATTCAGCGAAACAATGTGCAGCTTACAAATCAAAGTGCAGCTTATAAAAAAATCCTCAACAATTTACATGTAAATTGGTTAGGCAATATAAGTACAATATTAGTAGCACACATTTGTAAGGCGGtcaaatcttttttttaatatataGTGCAACTGGTTGACCGAATTGACGGAAATGACGATTTAATAAATTCTACatgattttaatatttattttgtcTCAATCAATAATTCTGGGAAGTGCCTTCGCGGTAGCCGCTACCTTGGGGATTATCATCAAACTTATACAGATCCAAATTGGCCAAAGGCAAAGACCGATGAATGGATGTCCTTGTTGAATATATCCTAGTTAATGAGGATAATATTCACGTGGAATTATTGCCTGCTTCATCTTTGTTCACGTCGCCAACATTCAAACGGAATCACTTCGTTTTGAGATGATAGATGAATGGATGTCCTTGTTGAATATATCCTGGTTCATGAGGATAATATTCCCGTGGAATTATTGCCTGCTTCATCTTTGTTCACGTCGCCAACATTCAAACGGAATCACTTCGTTTTGAGATGATAGATGAATGGATGTCCTTGTTGAATATATCCTGGTTCATGAGGATAATATTCCCGTGGAATTATTGCCTGCTTCATCTTTGTTCACGTCGCCAAGATTCAAACGGAATCACTTCGTTTTGAGATGATAGATGAATGGATGTCCTTGTTGAATATATCCTGGTTCATGAGGATAATATTCCCGTGGAATTATTGCCTGCTTCATCTTTGTTCACGTCGCCAAGATTCAAACGGAATCACTTCGTTTTGAGATGATAGATGAATGGATGTCCTTGTTGAATCTATCCTGGTTCATGAGGATAATATTCCCGTGGAATTATTGCCTGCTTCATCTTTGTTCACGTCGCCAAGATTCAAACGGAATCACTTCGTTTTGAGATGATAGATGAATGGATGTCCTTGTTGAATCTATCCTGGTTCATGAGGATAATATTCCCGTGGAATTATTGCCTGCTTCATCTTTGTTCACGTCGCCAACATTCAAACGGAATCACTTCGTTTTGAGATGATAGATGAATGGATGTCCTTGTTGAATATATCCTGGTTCATGAGGATAATATTCCCGTGGAATTATTGCCTGCTTCATCTTTGTTCACGTCGCCAAGATTCAAACGGAATCACTTCGTTTTGAGATGATAGATGAATGGATGTCCTTGTTGAATCTATCCTGGTTCATGAGGATAATATTCCCGTGGAATTATTGCCTGCTTCATCTTTGTTCACGTCGCCAACATTCAAACGGAATCACTTCGTTTTGAGATGATAGATGAATGGATATCCTTATTGAATCTATCCTGGTTCATGAGGATAATATTCCCGTGGAATTATTGCCTGCTTCATCTTTGTTCACGTCGCCAAGATTCAAACGGAATCACTTCGTTTTGAGATGATAGATGAATGGATGTCCTTGTTGAATATATCCTGGTTCATGAGGATAATATTCCCGTGGAATTATTGCCTGCTTCATCTTTGTTCACGTCGCCAAGATTCAAACGGAATCACTTCGTTTTGAGATGATAGATGAATGGATGTCCTTGTTGAATATATCCTGGTTCATGAGGATAATATTCCCGTGGAATTATTGCCTGCTTCATCTTTGTTCACGTCGCCAAGATTCAAACGGAATCACTTCGTTTTGAGATGATAGATGAATGGATGTCCTTGTTGAATATATCCTGGTTCATGAGGATAATATTCCCGTGGAATTATTGCCTGCTTCATCTTTGTTCACGTCGCCAACATTCAAACGGAATCACTTCGTTTTGAGATGATAGATGAATGGATGTCCTTGTTGAATATATCCTGGTTCATGAGGATAATATTCCCGTGGAATTATTGCCTGCTTCATCTTTGTTCACGACGCCAACATTCAAACGCAATCACTTCGTTCTCTAGCGATGATAGATGAATGGGTGTCCTTATTGAATCTATCCTGGTTCATGAGGATAATATTCCCGTGGAATTATTGCCTGCTTCATCTTTGTTCACGTCGCCAACATTCAAACGGAATCACTTCGTTTTGAGATGATAGATGAATGGATGTCCTTGTTGAATATATCCTGGTTCATGAGGATAATATTCCCGTGGAATTATTGCCTGCTTCATCTTTGTTCACGTCGCCACATTCAAACGGAATCACTTCGTTTTCGGGAATATCCATTCCCTGCATTTACTGTTGTGCACGCAGGGTACAAATGCTTTGGAAAAAATCAGCCACATTTTGCTGCAGATGTTTGCTACAGTTCTTTGTTGCACTATTTGTAAATCTTTCGTTTGaaataatgaaacattttgtaCGAATTCTGAATTTGTTAGATGATTAGAGATCTTTCAAACTGTTTATgtgaaattttattttcaaatttaataattaatttgtgAATAATCAACCACAAATAAAAAATTGCTCATTCAGCAACATGAGGTTAACGAGGGTAACAAAAAGAATCCATTGCACAGTGAGTCATTTTAGAATCCATTTCGAAAATTCATTAGGATTTTGGAGGGGGCATTGCACATGCGCACACCTTGTTTAAGTGGGGATTGTCTGAATGTTAGCGCTCCTCACAAAAATAAGGATACGATGTGATCAATTTGATTGGGTGGGGATGATGAACTTTAAGtgaattcggttcggttcttaTGGATCCGTTTCGGTGTACGGAGTAAGAAATTCAGTCCGTTACTAGATACCTCAAATAAGAGATGTAATCGTTCGACATCACCAAGAAGTTAATAGAAGGATCTATCATTTACCGGCCGGACGGATGTTTTGAAAGCGATCTTTTAGCAACCCTGGAGGAAAGTAGTGCACACATTTAGAGTGTAAAATTTGCGTGTTAAATGTGATGGTTTAGAAAGTGTAGAGGGTATAACCGCTTGATTTTGTAAAAATGTAACTATTGCTCTTTGGGCAAGTGCAGCcgaaaaatgatgatgttcaaTAGTGGTGAACATCCTAGCAAGACCGCCTTGCGAGAGGATTACGGATACGATCGGTCCAGTCACCGGATGTTGCTGCTTACGAATCGCCAGAATGGAACCACCGGTTTACACGATGCCGGCAGGGCGCTGTTCACAAGTGAGCCAACAGCAAGTGTGATGTTGATGACTTCCTACAGTTCGTACGTGCAGTTACCTCCAGCTACTCAACCAAGTGCCATCAATGTGGCCACCATAACCACAGCCAACGATTCCGCCGCCATTTACTACCAAGCCACCGCCTTCGCTCCGGATGATACCATTCCACCAACGTTGGATCTTGACCAGCAAACATTCTTCTACTATGCCGAGGTGTTGAGTGTAATCAACTTCTACTATGTTCCGGCGCTAGTGCTTTTTGGCAGCATCGGGAACGTTCTTTCCGTGCTAGTGTTCTTCAAGACAAAGTTACGGAAACTTTCGTCATCTTATTATCTGGCTGCCCTCGGGTTAAGTGATACGTTCTATTTAATAGGACAGTTCGTAGCATGGCTTAATTTAATAGATGTGAAAATCTACATCCAGGAGATCTGTTGTCGGTTCTTTACATTCTCCAGCACGCTTTGCTGTTTTTTATCCGTGTGGTTCGTGGTGGCATTCACCGTGGAGCGTTTCATCGCCGTAATGTATCCTTTGAAGCGCCAAACGATGTGTACAGTGAAACGGGCCAAAATCGTTATCGTGGCACTAACAATTTGTGGATTTTTGATCAGTTTGccgattttcttcttcgcctcaCCACAATTTTCCGCCCCTATGAATGAAACCTTATGTGACATAGTCCAGGAATATAAAGTAAGTGTAAATGATAATCAACACCATACAAAAACCCACGATCTGCTGCCTGCCAGCGACTGTGAAAaggatgatttttttattatttctttgcAAAACTGGAATTGTTATTTGACACGATTAGATGTAGCTTTCCAAAGGAGAGctcgtgttttattttcttaattaattaaaGTTAATTATGATAACTAAAACAAGTATTTCCTCCTGCCTAATCCTTGTGCTGGAGAAGCTATTCAGGAATATTGAGGATGGGAAAAGGAGATTTATAAGTGAATAGTGCTAAACAGTTTAATggctaattttttttttatgcataaCTTCCAGGAAAATTACAAATTAGTTACTTACAATGTCAACAACTCGTTACGAGAACTGTATTATTAAGACACCAATTGTGTAGATAATTTAAGAAATTATTCTTTTATCTTGAAACAATAGCTGACCTTTCttttataaattatttattattttgttttaaaacattattttatcCTAAAGACTCTCGTTGCTTTTTTCCTTATGTGTGAAAATACAGTAGGGAATCGAAAAATATATTTCGCGTCTCCCTATTCCACCTGATCTGAGTAGAATTTCATCGTATCTTCCACCATAGGAACAAGCTGCAGTCTTCAACTTTTTGGACTTCATTCTAGTTTTTGTAGTGCCGTTTACGATTATTGTTCTTCTGAACACATTTACAGCGTTAACAGTGTGGAAGTTTGCAAGCATACGACGCACGATGACCATTCCAAGGAGGTACATTAGCACACTATCTAAGCGCTCGTTGCGTGAACGTTATTCCAAATATTCCTGGAACAATTCCCTTATCGTTATTTTGCAGTTATGGTGCCAACATACGTGAGTCGCGAAGACAACTCAACATATCCAATAGTCAGCTCTTTGGCAACGGTACTGTGGCCGTCCAACAGATTCAACTCCTCAGTAAGTGTCGAGCCATTGTTACCGGATACATGCCGGGTTCTGTTATGAAATATTTGCGATTTCATCATCCTTTTGTTGGGAACAGAATTCACTTTCCTTCTTATCTACCATCGCATAGGTCGCAGCCGAGTTGCAAATTCCCAAATGAAAGTAACGAAAATGCTACTTATCGTCTCGACTGTATTTGTTTGCCTCAATCTACCCAGCTACATTGTACGAGTGAAAATTTATCTAGAGGTAAGACGAATTGAAAATGTATGTTACAATATGTAGCATGCttgggaagatttaataaacaGTAAATAATgtgcttttgcttcgtttccttcgtttctcCATTCAACAGGCTGACCCGAACCAACCGAATCCAAACCTTTACTTAGTACAAACTTTTTGTCAGCTTTTTTTCATGACgaattttggaataaattttaTACTATATTGCGTCAGTGGACAAAATTTTCGGTAAGTTTCGTTAGTCGTCGATTGCCCCAAACGCTTCAGTATCAGCTTTTATGTATTTCCGCTCATTTTCTGTTCTACTGAAAACAGGAAAGCTGTATTTGGTATGTTTCAAAAACGTAGTCGCCGGCAGATTAACCTGGAACATACGTCTGGAACTCAAGTAACAGGTAAATTGAACACTATACCGGATTTACGAGTAGTTTAATACGTTAAAatggtttgctttgtttcattCACAGAATTGGTGCTTCGCTCTAATGGCTCTAAAATGCGCAGAAACACCACGATTTCGGACACCGGCGAGAACACAACGTGGCGTGAGCTGGCTGATTATGAAATCACAAATTTTATCAAGTGAAAAGTGTTACTGTTTCCTGTGTTGAAACGGAGGATATTTGATCAAGTTTTAAAAACTGCTGCGTTGAAAGTCCGTTCATTTCCCttgaatcaataaaaatatttacaaGATACTTTTACAGATATAGATCGGTTGTCTAGTTAAAACATCCGGAAACTGATAACTGAGCtgaattgatttgaaaacgGTAGGTTTCTGGCACACCGATCAATCATCGCTGTATGATTCGGCAGGTTCAATCCTTCGTCATTCCTTCCCAAAACTAGCTGTTAAAGGTTTACTGAAGCAGAGAAAATACCGAACATGCTGTTGGACTttggatgataaaaaaaactataaatcAATACCGATCCCTTCAATACAGGAAGGGTTTCTAAGAGTTAAACAATAACTCGTCAAAATACAGAAAATTTTGTTCTCAAACAAATTACTCAGCTCATGAAAATAATCTTCATTACTTCACAATGCTTTGCTACTACGTGATAAATGCGCCAACAATCGGTTTGACCATTCAGTTACGTTAAATGTTTAGTTTCTTCATCATTCAAACTCATCGATTCATTTTGTATGCTCCGTTTAGTTTCGTTATTCCGCTGCAAAGACTAAAACGATGATAGGAGCAACTATCAGCACAGCTCTAGAGTGCACCTGGGTCGAGATGTAAAACGGAACTGCCGAGATACGAGATAGTTTTGGTCGCATCGTTCTCTTCGTTCATAGATGAATTCCGCTTCGATACGCATGTGCACAGCTTTATCTTTTATCTTCGGATGATACTCTTCGGGTGATGCGCAAATGCTACGGGCATATGGAAGGGATATTCACAGATTTCCTTCCTTGGGATAATAACGCGGGTTGATTTGGGAACATGAACTTTCACAGTTTTTTGTCAGCCTTATACCGAGGGATGAGCAGCAAACGAGCACGAGTAGCTGGTCGTCATTTAACATGTAGCGATTGTACTGTGAGCTTCAGTTGTTGGCCAACCGGCCACGAAATTGGTAGCAAACAACATCGGACGAGGTTCAAATGAGCATGTGACCAACGGCCACCGTTCGTGCTATTCATAGTGCAAATAGTGAGAAAGGTGAAACGGCGTATCGGTGTTGCTCTCGAAATGCTTCGTACTGAACGCAGCCTTAGGACCAGTCTTCCGTGGGCCGCTTCCGGTAATACTTCGCTGATTGGATATCAGTGGTCGAATAGTGGATACCTGTACTATGCTGTACCTGCACTTTGAGTGTCAACGCTTTGGGCTGTgaatcggtcggtggttggtgttgaATCCTCGCGGGTCCTTAGTGCGGATCGTTTGTGCATCTCACGACGTCATATGGCgaacgacagcaacagcagcagcagcagtagcagtataCAGGCCCTGGCAGCCGATGGCCGTAAAACCATGGCCGGCACTAGTGCAGTCATGAATATTACCGAGACGGAGGCTGTGATGGAGTTGGTGGGAAATTTCCTAAATTTCTACTACACTCCGTTACTGGTTGTAGTAGGCAGTGTAGGCAACATTCTATCCGTGTTCGTATTCTTCAACACGAAGCTGAAAAAGCTTTCATCGTCGTACTATCTCGCGGCCTTAGGGATCAGTGACACGTGCTATCTAGTCGGGCTGTTTGTCACTTGGTTAAACTTCTTCCAAGTGCACATCTACACACGAGAACCGTACTGTCAGCTGTTCACATACACCAGTGGCGTTAGTAGCTTCCTCTCCGTTTGGTACGTTGTAGCCTTCACCTTCGAGCGTTTCATCGTCGTGCGGTATCCTCTCAAACGGCAGAGCTGGTGTACTGTGAGGCGTGCCAAGACAATTATCGCCACTCTCACGATGATCGGCAGTGTGCATAGTGTCCCCTACTTTTTCTACGCCGGGACGCAGATTTCGGATCGTAACAATGACACTATTTGTGACATGCGGAAGGAGTACAAGGTGAGTTTAAAGTTTCGTGCTTAAATCAGCTATCAAGCTAAAGCTTAAAGCTatcaagaaacaaaaagggCAGACAACAATTGTGATAAAACATTATTGACCATGTTTATTGATGTGGGTGTTTGCTGTTAAACATCACTTGTCTATCGATATGCCTGCAAGGTCGAAAATCAGTGAGAACATACTTAAAACAGCTCTTTAATAAATAGATCGTGAATCGGTGATTGAAGAGGATTTCAAGTGGTTCCACGATAAACTCTTAAGCCGTGCTCATGATACTAGACAATCCGTTTTGTGATGCGTGGTTGTGGATGAAACAGCACATTTCACGAACTGAATACCATTGATTATAATGTTGAACGTTGAAGCTTCAattaaaatctaaaaatatCCTACTTACTTTCATGCCATTGATAAAATCAAACGGTGTTCAGATGATACGGacaaaatataaataatttgaaaataattcaaCAAACACATGTACCTACCTGAAGAATACCTTTTCATAAATATGCAACAAGTACACCTATTAGGTCCCAGATCGGTTTTTGGAATATTCTGAACCTTTTCGGAATATGCCATTGGACAAATCGCTTTtggaataaaatttaaaaagttTTATGATGCTTATGAAACCAGCCGTGTCCTTTTaatgttcatttttgttaattttacaCTTTTACCTTCATCCTGTAGTACCAAATggaaattttcaattacaTTGACACTATCATAGTGTTCGTAGTTCCATTTACAATTATCGTCGTCCTGAACTCGGTCACCAGCTTTACGGTGTGGCGTTTTGCGAGATTGAGGCGTAACATGACACTGCCAAAAAGGTAATAATGTGATTCATATTTAGCGACCAAGAAAAGTAAGGCACAGGGATTAATACGCTATCGATTACTATTTAACTTACAGAAAATCATCAAATGCAGACATCCGGAGGCAAGTAAGCTTCCAGTACTTTTCGTCCCATCCGAACGGACGCAACGGTATTCTGAGGCGGCCTAGCATGAGTAATATTCCTTTTCCTGTTATTATCCAAATGATTATTACGATTTTCGGAAATTCTGTCACATTCTATTATTGCTCGCTGTTTTCGTGTTCTATAGGAGATAATCGAATGATGCACTCGCAGATGAAAGTTACTAAAATGCTGCTCATCGTATCGTCTGTGTTTGTATGTCTCAATTTACCGAGCTACGTTATGCGAGTCCGTGCATTTGTCGAGGTTGGTAATAGTCGCAGTTTAGACAATGTTATGTTTTCATGAAACGAGTCCCTTTTTTGTCTTCTACATGCCCACGCTAGACAGGACATTCTTATCTTACCATACTGGTGCAGTATTATTGTTATCTATTTTTCATAACAAATTTTGGGATCAACTTTATTCTGTACTGCATAAGTGGACAGAACTTTCGGTAAGTTTAAAGCAGTGGACGTGCAATGTTTCGTATGTCCTAGATTAACACACGCATTCGTATGTTTTTGATTTACAGGAAAGCTGTGATAGGAATGTTCCGTCGCCATCAGCAAAGCAAAATAAACCAGGAACCAATGAGTGGCTGCGGTACGCAATCAGGTATTATGTAGCAAAGGGTACGGATTCAATACGTCGTGGTGCAAGCAAAAACTCTTTgacttatttttttttaattttgtttagaGTGCATGATGCTGAGTGATGCATGTTTTGTCACAATAATTATTGCTAATTCTA
Proteins encoded in this region:
- the LOC126579067 gene encoding neuropeptides capa receptor-like — encoded protein: MMMFNSGEHPSKTALREDYGYDRSSHRMLLLTNRQNGTTGLHDAGRALFTSEPTASVMLMTSYSSYVQLPPATQPSAINVATITTANDSAAIYYQATAFAPDDTIPPTLDLDQQTFFYYAEVLSVINFYYVPALVLFGSIGNVLSVLVFFKTKLRKLSSSYYLAALGLSDTFYLIGQFVAWLNLIDVKIYIQEICCRFFTFSSTLCCFLSVWFVVAFTVERFIAVMYPLKRQTMCTVKRAKIVIVALTICGFLISLPIFFFASPQFSAPMNETLCDIVQEYKEQAAVFNFLDFILVFVVPFTIIVLLNTFTALTVWKFASIRRTMTIPRSYGANIRESRRQLNISNSQLFGNGTVAVQQIQLLSRSRVANSQMKVTKMLLIVSTVFVCLNLPSYIVRVKIYLEADPNQPNPNLYLVQTFCQLFFMTNFGINFILYCVSGQNFRKAVFGMFQKRSRRQINLEHTSGTQVTELVLRSNGSKMRRNTTISDTGENTTWRELADYEITNFIK
- the LOC126579069 gene encoding neuropeptides capa receptor-like isoform X2; translated protein: MANDSNSSSSSSSIQALAADGRKTMAGTSAVMNITETEAVMELVGNFLNFYYTPLLVVVGSVGNILSVFVFFNTKLKKLSSSYYLAALGISDTCYLVGLFVTWLNFFQVHIYTREPYCQLFTYTSGVSSFLSVWYVVAFTFERFIVVRYPLKRQSWCTVRRAKTIIATLTMIGSVHSVPYFFYAGTQISDRNNDTICDMRKEYKYQMEIFNYIDTIIVFVVPFTIIVVLNSVTSFTVWRFARLRRNMTLPKRKSSNADIRRQVSFQYFSSHPNGRNGILRRPSMRDNRMMHSQMKVTKMLLIVSSVFVCLNLPSYVMRVRAFVETGHSYLTILVQYYCYLFFITNFGINFILYCISGQNFRKAVIGMFRRHQQSKINQEPMSGCGTQSELLRAYGHIALRRASTPMLSTTTTTTTNRTNEPFPWRDINDPHDLDYT
- the LOC126579069 gene encoding pyrokinin-1 receptor-like isoform X1, which translates into the protein MANDSNSSSSSSSIQALAADGRKTMAGTSAVMNITETEAVMELVGNFLNFYYTPLLVVVGSVGNILSVFVFFNTKLKKLSSSYYLAALGISDTCYLVGLFVTWLNFFQVHIYTREPYCQLFTYTSGVSSFLSVWYVVAFTFERFIVVRYPLKRQSWCTVRRAKTIIATLTMIGSVHSVPYFFYAGTQISDRNNDTICDMRKEYKYQMEIFNYIDTIIVFVVPFTIIVVLNSVTSFTVWRFARLRRNMTLPKRKSSNADIRRQVSFQYFSSHPNGRNGILRRPSMSNIPFPVIIQMIITIFGNSVTFYYCSLFSCSIGDNRMMHSQMKVTKMLLIVSSVFVCLNLPSYVMRVRAFVETGHSYLTILVQYYCYLFFITNFGINFILYCISGQNFRKAVIGMFRRHQQSKINQEPMSGCGTQSELLRAYGHIALRRASTPMLSTTTTTTTNRTNEPFPWRDINDPHDLDYT